In bacterium, the following are encoded in one genomic region:
- the mrdA gene encoding penicillin-binding protein 2, producing the protein MKINNTGKIRARQILTNIHSSSQTSGEDFFVLPTGELHPMADAVPINRLKFLGFAGILLLGILVLRGTYLQASQGIFRKQVQNNWLRLRVEYAPRGVIFDHKGQQLVQNVASTDLVIYPIQLPKDIESEITILREIFTNVPAEAFQEIMNGANRTSTLPVPLLSNITHEQMVAVLAREDELPGLSVENLPTREYKDGNIFAHIMGYMGRISEEEHKKNPDYLLTESLGKNGVESAYESVLRGEHGARREEVNSSGRIINDLGTVPAKPGLNLKLNIDADLQKRLYQDLEIELKNAGASRATAVALDPRTGGVLAMVSIPSFDNTKLTQGISGKDATDLFSNKDTPMLNRAIQGEYPPGSTFKLAVAIAGLEEKIITSETTINSTGGIRVGSWFFPDWKPGGHGITNLNKAIAESVNTYFYTLGGGLDNVKGLGIEKMESWAKKMGFGGQVGIDIPGEVDGFLPTADWKLKVKKEPWYIGDTYHAAIGQGDILVTPLQIAQITAVIANGGIFYEPRIVNSLVKNDGGVVEEIKPVKRPGSSIDASIANIMRQAMRETVLTGSGRALGDLSVAVAGKTGTAQSASGLENTHAWFTSFAPYDNPQIALTILLEKAGGGDKIAVPIAKDIYGWYFGDRTKESTLLKSNDVSTVKPPLSVVPTLLPSIKPVPAVLPKNN; encoded by the coding sequence ATGAAGATTAATAATACCGGTAAAATAAGGGCGCGACAGATTCTCACAAATATACACAGTTCCAGTCAGACTAGTGGCGAGGATTTTTTTGTTCTGCCAACCGGAGAATTGCATCCTATGGCTGATGCTGTTCCGATAAATCGTCTAAAGTTTTTAGGTTTTGCGGGTATTTTATTACTTGGAATTTTAGTTTTAAGAGGGACGTATCTTCAAGCATCACAGGGTATTTTCAGAAAACAAGTGCAGAATAATTGGTTGCGTTTGCGGGTTGAATACGCACCACGTGGCGTGATATTTGATCATAAGGGTCAGCAACTCGTGCAAAATGTTGCTTCGACCGACTTGGTTATTTATCCTATTCAACTGCCAAAAGATATTGAATCAGAAATTACAATTTTAAGAGAGATATTTACGAATGTACCGGCCGAAGCCTTTCAGGAAATCATGAATGGGGCAAATAGAACTTCAACGTTGCCGGTGCCGCTTTTATCGAATATCACACACGAACAAATGGTGGCCGTTCTTGCCAGAGAGGATGAGCTTCCGGGTTTAAGTGTTGAAAATTTGCCGACGCGTGAATACAAAGACGGAAATATCTTCGCGCATATTATGGGTTACATGGGCCGAATTAGCGAGGAAGAACATAAAAAGAATCCGGATTATTTATTGACCGAATCCTTGGGGAAAAACGGTGTAGAGAGCGCGTACGAAAGTGTGCTTAGGGGTGAACACGGGGCAAGGCGAGAAGAAGTGAATTCGAGTGGGCGTATTATTAATGATTTGGGTACCGTTCCCGCTAAACCGGGATTGAATTTAAAATTGAATATTGATGCCGATTTGCAAAAAAGACTATATCAAGATTTGGAGATTGAACTAAAAAATGCGGGGGCGTCCAGAGCAACGGCGGTCGCGCTTGATCCAAGAACCGGCGGTGTGCTGGCGATGGTGAGTATTCCGTCGTTTGATAATACGAAATTAACGCAGGGAATTTCCGGTAAAGACGCTACGGATCTGTTTTCCAACAAAGACACGCCAATGCTGAATCGCGCGATTCAAGGAGAATATCCTCCCGGTTCAACATTTAAGTTGGCCGTTGCGATTGCCGGGTTAGAGGAAAAAATTATTACATCGGAAACTACCATAAACAGTACCGGGGGAATTAGAGTGGGATCTTGGTTTTTCCCTGATTGGAAACCGGGTGGTCATGGAATTACAAATCTTAATAAGGCTATCGCGGAATCGGTAAATACTTATTTTTATACATTGGGTGGAGGTTTGGATAATGTAAAAGGGCTCGGAATTGAAAAAATGGAAAGTTGGGCAAAAAAAATGGGTTTTGGCGGACAAGTCGGCATTGATATTCCCGGTGAAGTCGATGGTTTCTTGCCAACCGCGGATTGGAAGTTAAAAGTTAAAAAAGAACCTTGGTATATTGGCGATACTTATCATGCCGCGATTGGTCAAGGAGATATCTTAGTAACGCCGTTGCAGATCGCCCAGATTACCGCCGTGATTGCCAATGGTGGAATATTTTACGAGCCGCGGATTGTGAATAGTTTGGTAAAAAACGATGGGGGGGTAGTTGAAGAAATTAAGCCGGTAAAACGTCCCGGAAGCTCGATTGATGCTTCTATCGCCAATATAATGCGTCAGGCGATGCGTGAGACGGTATTAACCGGTTCGGGCAGGGCACTGGGTGATTTGTCGGTTGCTGTGGCCGGTAAGACGGGCACCGCTCAATCGGCGAGCGGGTTGGAGAATACCCATGCCTGGTTTACGTCATTCGCGCCTTATGATAATCCGCAAATCGCGCTGACAATTTTATTGGAAAAAGCGGGTGGAGGAGATAAAATTGCCGTTCCAATCGCCAAAGATATTTATGGTTGGTATTTTGGGGACAGGACGAAGGAGAGCACGTTACTAAAATCCAATGATGTATCTACGGTAAAACCGCCTTTGAGTGTGGTCCCGACACTACTACCAAGTATAAAGCCTGTTCCTGCTGTTTTGCCAAAGAATAATTAA
- the lysS gene encoding lysine--tRNA ligase — MSSEFQYNHCMREDLITTREEHVKRLQDAGRNLYPTWNGRTHSVTDIHEQSEVLISDKTVVTTAGRLSAKRKHGGSTFADIVDGGGKIQIWIKRDLVGVENYTLIEALDLGDIVAFTGAVIKTEAGELTVQCEKWELLTKSLTPLPDTWYGLKDVEVRARQRELDLLINKESRETFVMRSKIIQAMREFLLRNNFMEVETPVLQSIAGGASARPFTTHHNALDLDLFLRISPELYLKRMVVGGFERVFEVARNFRNEGVDRQHNPEFTMCEFYMAYANIDDLISLSEKMFSAIFSGVGKGDKITYQGVELDFKAPWKQISYVDTIKKETGIDVLEDVDPQIYINYMNDNNFDLPESKSLPALVDTLFKEAIRKKVVQPVIVRDFPTYMEPLAKRVEGNPKLVQRAQLVAMGAELFKAYTELNDPIDQEKRFIEQERYREAGDAEAQHIDQAFLTALKIGLPPTAGWGMGIDRLTMLLTDQSHIRDVITFPLMRPETDSNA; from the coding sequence ATGAGTAGTGAATTTCAGTATAATCACTGCATGCGCGAAGATTTGATTACAACCCGTGAAGAACATGTTAAACGGCTTCAAGACGCGGGCCGAAATCTTTATCCAACTTGGAATGGGCGGACACATTCCGTAACCGACATCCATGAACAAAGTGAAGTATTAATAAGTGATAAAACTGTTGTTACTACGGCGGGGAGGTTGAGTGCAAAAAGGAAACATGGCGGGTCTACATTCGCGGATATTGTCGATGGTGGTGGAAAAATTCAAATTTGGATAAAGCGCGACTTGGTTGGCGTTGAAAATTATACATTGATCGAAGCTTTGGATTTGGGTGATATTGTGGCGTTTACGGGGGCAGTTATTAAAACAGAGGCCGGTGAGTTAACGGTGCAGTGTGAAAAATGGGAGCTCCTTACAAAGTCTCTTACACCGCTTCCCGATACTTGGTATGGCCTAAAAGATGTTGAAGTACGTGCCAGACAACGCGAGTTGGATTTGTTGATAAATAAAGAATCAAGAGAGACGTTTGTGATGCGAAGCAAAATTATTCAAGCGATGCGCGAATTTCTTTTACGGAATAATTTTATGGAAGTGGAAACACCTGTTTTGCAGAGTATTGCGGGTGGGGCTTCGGCGCGTCCGTTTACAACGCATCATAACGCTTTGGATTTGGATTTATTTTTGCGTATTTCGCCGGAACTTTATTTGAAGCGGATGGTTGTAGGTGGTTTTGAACGTGTGTTTGAAGTGGCGCGCAATTTTCGTAATGAGGGCGTGGATCGCCAACATAATCCGGAATTTACAATGTGTGAGTTTTATATGGCCTACGCGAACATTGATGATTTGATCAGTTTATCCGAAAAAATGTTTTCCGCGATTTTTTCCGGCGTTGGCAAAGGGGACAAAATTACATACCAGGGCGTTGAACTGGATTTCAAAGCGCCATGGAAACAAATATCTTATGTTGATACGATTAAAAAAGAAACGGGGATTGATGTATTAGAAGATGTTGACCCGCAAATTTATATTAATTATATGAATGATAATAATTTTGATTTACCGGAATCAAAATCATTGCCGGCACTGGTTGATACGTTATTTAAGGAAGCGATTCGCAAGAAAGTAGTACAGCCGGTAATTGTGAGGGATTTTCCGACGTATATGGAACCTCTGGCAAAACGCGTAGAAGGTAATCCAAAATTGGTACAGCGTGCGCAATTGGTGGCGATGGGGGCGGAATTATTTAAAGCTTATACCGAATTAAACGATCCGATTGATCAGGAGAAGCGTTTTATTGAACAGGAACGATATCGTGAGGCCGGCGACGCGGAAGCCCAACATATCGATCAAGCTTTTTTGACGGCACTGAAAATAGGTTTACCGCCAACGGCCGGCTGGGGAATGGGTATTGATCGTTTAACAATGCTTTTAACCGATCAATCACACATCCGAGACGTGATTACTTTTCCCCTAATGCGCCCGGAGACTGACTCAAATGCTTGA
- the mreC gene encoding rod shape-determining protein MreC gives MAKEKKKRPIIAFVVLFMAVIYVFSRGWLAPFQGAFLRLISPITAPSASATQTVGAYFLSFLRVGTLSRTVRILENTIVEDQVLLAKYSGIDAENKVLREQLRLLPKNKFQLVSADVIAHSTDGGKDVLIINRGNRDGIKENMPVIMNDGVVVGKIARADNLVATVMLMTDVDFKLAAIVVGTKAPGLIHGTKGLDVSLEEVPRAEKIKIGESVVTTGVDGVFPPDLLVGKIRSVDAPENEIFQSAKVTPVIDIRQARIVSVIRAW, from the coding sequence ATGGCTAAAGAAAAGAAAAAAAGACCGATAATTGCTTTTGTGGTCCTGTTTATGGCCGTGATTTATGTTTTTAGTCGTGGGTGGCTGGCGCCCTTTCAGGGGGCTTTTTTGCGATTAATTTCCCCGATAACTGCTCCAAGCGCAAGTGCGACGCAAACGGTTGGGGCGTATTTTTTGTCGTTTCTTCGTGTTGGAACCCTCAGTCGCACGGTGCGTATTCTTGAAAACACGATCGTGGAAGACCAAGTATTATTGGCGAAATATTCCGGCATTGACGCGGAAAATAAAGTCCTGCGAGAACAATTACGCTTACTACCCAAAAACAAATTTCAGTTAGTGAGCGCTGATGTGATCGCTCATAGCACCGACGGCGGTAAGGATGTCTTAATTATAAATAGAGGTAATCGTGACGGCATTAAGGAGAATATGCCGGTGATTATGAATGATGGAGTGGTGGTTGGTAAAATAGCGCGAGCGGACAATCTTGTGGCGACCGTTATGTTAATGACGGATGTCGATTTTAAGTTGGCGGCAATTGTAGTCGGAACGAAGGCCCCAGGGCTTATTCATGGAACAAAGGGCTTGGACGTTTCATTGGAGGAAGTGCCGCGTGCGGAAAAGATAAAGATCGGAGAATCGGTTGTTACTACGGGGGTTGATGGTGTTTTTCCTCCGGATTTATTAGTGGGGAAAATAAGATCAGTGGACGCGCCGGAAAATGAAATTTTTCAGTCGGCCAAAGTAACACCGGTTATTGATATCCGACAAGCAAGAATTGTTAGTGTTATAAGGGCTTGGTAA
- a CDS encoding nitronate monooxygenase has protein sequence MTLKNKEHTVSNKTFGMIRCGGMGVNISCPRLAKTIAMLGQYGTVSGVALERVLVAILQRGDPDENIRRALATFPFQAVVNEVMDKYFVAGGVKKGRFKNAPSFTVNPSRLLIALVVCANYSFVWLAKEGHDHPITINYLEKIAMPHPFAVVGAMLANANFITMGAGMALSVPAMITDILEGRPAHYEVPVLGSKSNKHTVLFDFESFFGAKLPTMERPGFIPVVSSYAAANAFVRLSSRLPKGSISGFGVEENTAAGHNAPPRRPVFDAGGKMLPIYGEKDVIDHARIASLGLPFWIGGNYASPKKLAEALALGAQGVQVGSIFALCEESGMDPKLRRRLRALGFFGKLKTNQDMQVSPTGYPFMVAMLEGTVAETKVFENRERICDHGVLCTPYQKSDGTIGYRCPSGPIDHYVAQGGIREDTEGRKCLCNGLLTTAGMNNEGEPAIVTLGNVDFLRHLMTGPGNSYTAEDAAKWLLSEQNPTPP, from the coding sequence TTGACACTCAAAAATAAGGAACATACAGTGAGCAACAAAACCTTCGGAATGATTCGTTGTGGCGGAATGGGTGTAAACATTTCCTGCCCAAGACTAGCAAAGACTATCGCCATGTTAGGCCAATACGGCACCGTTTCCGGTGTCGCGCTGGAAAGGGTGTTGGTGGCCATTTTGCAACGAGGCGACCCCGATGAAAACATTCGTCGCGCGTTGGCAACATTTCCATTTCAAGCCGTTGTTAATGAAGTAATGGATAAATACTTCGTCGCCGGTGGTGTAAAGAAAGGTCGCTTCAAAAATGCGCCCTCTTTTACGGTCAACCCAAGCAGACTCCTCATTGCCCTCGTAGTTTGCGCAAACTACTCCTTCGTTTGGCTTGCCAAAGAAGGACACGATCATCCGATCACGATCAACTACCTCGAAAAGATCGCTATGCCCCATCCCTTCGCTGTTGTGGGAGCAATGCTCGCCAACGCAAACTTCATCACAATGGGGGCGGGAATGGCTTTGTCTGTTCCGGCAATGATCACAGACATCCTCGAAGGAAGGCCCGCGCACTATGAAGTCCCTGTTCTAGGTTCAAAATCAAATAAACACACGGTGTTGTTTGATTTTGAGTCATTCTTTGGGGCTAAGTTGCCTACAATGGAAAGACCAGGATTTATCCCAGTCGTTTCTTCTTATGCAGCTGCAAATGCCTTTGTCAGGTTGTCCAGCAGACTCCCCAAAGGAAGCATTTCCGGATTTGGCGTTGAGGAAAACACCGCGGCCGGGCACAACGCTCCTCCACGACGTCCAGTTTTCGATGCTGGTGGAAAAATGCTTCCGATCTATGGAGAGAAAGACGTAATTGATCACGCCAGAATTGCCTCCCTCGGCCTTCCGTTTTGGATCGGAGGCAATTATGCTTCGCCAAAAAAACTTGCCGAAGCCTTGGCATTGGGCGCACAAGGAGTTCAAGTTGGTTCCATTTTTGCTCTCTGCGAGGAATCAGGGATGGATCCAAAACTGCGCAGAAGACTGCGTGCTCTAGGTTTTTTTGGGAAACTGAAAACTAACCAGGACATGCAAGTGTCGCCGACTGGTTACCCCTTTATGGTTGCCATGCTGGAAGGAACCGTTGCAGAAACCAAGGTTTTCGAAAATCGCGAACGCATTTGTGACCATGGTGTACTTTGTACACCTTACCAAAAATCCGATGGCACAATCGGGTACCGATGTCCAAGCGGGCCCATCGACCACTATGTTGCCCAAGGAGGCATCAGAGAGGACACAGAAGGACGAAAATGCCTTTGCAATGGTCTTCTCACGACAGCAGGAATGAACAATGAAGGAGAACCGGCAATTGTTACACTTGGAAATGTCGACTTCCTTCGACATCTTATGACAGGCCCGGGAAATTCCTACACCGCCGAGGATGCAGCCAAATGGTTGCTGAGTGAACAAAATCCGACTCCCCCGTAG
- the greA gene encoding transcription elongation factor GreA has translation MYQKKNPITEEGLRKLQEELNILKTTRRHEVAQAIQTAKEQGDLSENAEYVDAKDAQGLLEQRIIDLEALLKNAEIIHKDSNGRINVGDTVKVDMAGKETLFTIVGPNEAEPAKGKISNESPLGVALQGKKAGDVASVRTPNGNKQVKVLSVG, from the coding sequence ATGTATCAGAAAAAAAATCCGATAACCGAAGAAGGTCTGCGAAAATTACAGGAAGAGTTGAATATTTTGAAGACCACCCGTCGTCATGAGGTTGCGCAAGCAATTCAAACGGCGAAGGAACAAGGTGATTTGTCTGAAAATGCCGAATATGTTGACGCGAAGGACGCGCAAGGTTTGTTGGAACAACGGATTATCGATTTGGAAGCACTCTTAAAAAATGCCGAAATTATCCATAAGGATTCCAATGGCCGGATCAATGTTGGCGATACTGTTAAAGTCGATATGGCCGGTAAAGAAACTTTGTTTACAATTGTTGGGCCGAATGAGGCGGAACCCGCCAAAGGAAAAATTTCCAATGAATCACCTTTGGGCGTCGCGTTGCAGGGAAAAAAAGCGGGTGATGTTGCATCGGTTCGCACACCAAACGGCAACAAGCAAGTGAAGGTATTGAGCGTCGGGTAA
- a CDS encoding PIF1 family DEAD/DEAH box helicase, with amino-acid sequence MLQKEVLDILKTGASVFLTGEPGSGKTHVIREYIRYLRSVKIDVAVTASTGIAATHLGGVTINSWSGIGIKKILSKYDLDYIASNEYLVKRITKTKVLIIDEVSMLDGSTLDSIERVCRAIKQSELPFGGMQTVLVGDFFQLPPVARQGEPPAKFAFDCAAWFKGKFLVCYLHEQFRQSDQDFLNVLSAVRKNAVTDEHLAHLDKRCVELDFSGATPAPGGEARPDGRQLTRLYSHNLDVDNVNNEALKKIPGEAKIFKMETTGRRILVDQIKRGCLSPETLVLKKDAVVMFTKNSPKGLFVNGTLGRVVEFNSFSGMPVVKTKDGRKIETEKMDWAIDDNGRVLARVSQIPLRLAWALTVHKSQGMSLDVAFIDLRTAFVAGQGYVALSRVRTLQGLFLCGYNKQALLVHPEVLVKDVDFRAQSEALSQEFSKLSAEELEKMHRNYIQGMGGVLKTSGESEKKYSLEIIREKFKNAYAKWTEEDDKLLAELFGQGRGYKDMANHFGRKTGAITARLKKLKLIEE; translated from the coding sequence ATGCTCCAAAAAGAAGTTCTTGATATTCTTAAGACCGGTGCCTCGGTTTTTTTGACCGGTGAACCCGGTAGTGGGAAGACACACGTTATTCGCGAATATATCAGATATTTGCGTTCCGTGAAAATTGATGTCGCGGTTACCGCTTCTACTGGAATTGCGGCGACGCACCTTGGTGGCGTGACGATTAATTCTTGGAGCGGGATTGGGATTAAGAAAATTCTTTCGAAATATGATCTCGATTACATCGCGAGTAATGAGTATTTGGTAAAAAGAATTACTAAAACGAAGGTGCTCATTATTGATGAGGTATCGATGTTGGATGGTAGTACATTGGATAGTATTGAACGTGTTTGTCGCGCCATCAAACAGTCGGAGTTGCCTTTTGGCGGGATGCAAACTGTTTTGGTTGGTGATTTTTTTCAACTTCCGCCCGTGGCCAGACAGGGCGAACCGCCGGCCAAATTCGCGTTTGATTGCGCCGCTTGGTTTAAGGGGAAATTTTTGGTCTGTTATTTGCATGAGCAGTTTCGGCAAAGTGATCAAGATTTTTTAAATGTTTTATCGGCCGTGCGAAAAAACGCGGTAACAGATGAACATTTAGCGCATTTGGATAAGCGATGTGTGGAACTGGATTTTAGCGGTGCGACGCCCGCCCCGGGAGGCGAGGCTCGCCCTGATGGGCGGCAATTAACACGGTTATATTCACATAATTTGGATGTTGATAATGTTAATAATGAGGCGCTAAAGAAAATTCCCGGCGAGGCAAAGATATTTAAAATGGAAACAACCGGACGCAGAATATTGGTTGATCAAATTAAACGCGGTTGCTTATCGCCGGAAACTTTAGTGTTAAAAAAGGACGCAGTGGTGATGTTTACCAAAAATAGCCCCAAAGGATTGTTTGTTAACGGTACTTTGGGTCGTGTGGTGGAATTTAATTCATTTAGCGGAATGCCGGTGGTAAAAACAAAAGACGGCAGAAAGATTGAAACCGAAAAAATGGATTGGGCGATTGATGACAACGGGCGCGTGTTGGCGCGGGTCAGTCAAATTCCATTGCGTCTGGCATGGGCTTTAACTGTTCATAAGAGTCAGGGGATGTCGCTGGACGTGGCGTTTATCGACTTGAGAACCGCTTTTGTGGCCGGTCAGGGTTATGTGGCATTATCGCGCGTGCGAACATTGCAGGGTTTGTTTTTGTGCGGGTATAACAAACAGGCTTTATTGGTGCATCCGGAAGTTTTAGTGAAAGATGTGGATTTTCGGGCGCAATCGGAAGCCCTGTCGCAAGAGTTTTCTAAATTATCGGCAGAGGAACTGGAAAAGATGCATCGGAATTATATTCAAGGAATGGGCGGTGTTTTGAAAACTAGCGGGGAAAGTGAAAAAAAATATTCCTTGGAAATAATTCGCGAAAAATTTAAAAATGCGTACGCCAAATGGACGGAGGAAGATGACAAATTATTGGCGGAATTATTTGGCCAGGGCAGGGGATATAAGGATATGGCCAATCACTTTGGTCGTAAAACCGGCGCGATTACGGCGCGTTTAAAGAAACTAAAGCTGATTGAGGAATAA